Below is a window of Leptospira saintgironsiae DNA.
TTTAAGGGAAAGAGATCCAGAGGGAGATTGGGATTCCAGTGTACATTCTTCTTTGTTTTGGTTCCATAAAAAGTCCCCTACTCCTATTCGCACTGTGGATAAGATACCGGCAGGTCATAAAGAAGGGTTTGCAAAAGTTTTCCACGCACTTCTGGCAGAAGGAATTTATTTAGCTCCTTCCGGTTATGAAGTTGGCTTTTTAAGTTATGCTCATTCTGATAAAATACTTTCTGAAACATTGGAAAAAGCGGATTCCGCATTAAAAAAATTGAAAGTATGAAGGTCTTCGATTCTAAAAAGATAGTTTTACCGGTAATCTGGGTTGTGACCACGGTCTCACTCGGTGTTTGGTGGCTTTTTTTGGGATTAAGACAGAATAGAATGGCGACTGAACTTGCTTCTCGCCTCGGATCTCAGATTGATATCGATTTTTTAGAAAAATTGGAAAGACAAAGTTCCATGATCAAGATGGAAGGAACCTTCTTCCTGTTCTTGCTGGTGAGTGGCGGGGCGACCTTAATTTGGCTTACCTTTAGAGAAGAAAAAAGAAACAAACTCATTCACGATTTTTTCTCCACTGTGACTCACGAAATGAAAACACCTTTGGCAAGTCTTAGGCTACAGGCAGAAAGTTTGTTGGAAGAAGGTGTAGATGCAGGCAAAAACAGACTTCTTCATAGATTATTAAAAGACTCAGATAGAATAGAATCTCAGATGAACAAGGCATTATACCTGGCAAGTCTCATGAGATCAGAAGGATTATATTTAGAAGAGTTGGACCTCCGACACTGGGGAGAAAGTCTAAGAGAAGAATGGTCCGAGTTAGACATCCAAACAGAATGGAAAGAAACCAAAGTGTTAGCAGATAGAAGAGCGCTCGAAAGCATTTTCAGAAATCTTTTGGAAAATTCTGTGCAGCATGGAGGAGCCACAAAGGTAAAAATTCTTTCAGAATCTGTTTCCGGAGATAAGATCAAATTCAGATTCGAAGACAACGGAAAAGGTTTTTCAGGCGATTTTAAATTATTAGGAAGATTATTCTTAAGGCATACAAGCACCAGTGGCACTGGAGTTGGATTGTATATCGCTGAAAAGTTGGCTAAAAGAATGGATGGAAACTTCTCCGTTCGAAATTCCGAGTCAGGAGGATTTTTGGCAGAGCTTGTTCTCCCCTCTTATTCTTCTCAAAGGAGAAACGGCATATGAAAGCGAAATTATTATTAGTAGAAGATGACCGCTCTTTAGGTGAAACTTTAAAAGAACGTTTGGAAAAAGAAGGATATGAAATGGTTTGGACCGTTTCTGCTCAGTCCGCAAAAGTTTTAGCCGCAGAGTCCAAACCTGATCTTATACTTTTAGATGTTCGTTTGCCAGATGGAGATGGATTTGAACTTGCCGAAGAATTAAAATCCAGAAAAGACTGCCCTCCATTTTTATTTTTAACTGCACATTCCGGAGCGCCAGAACGTTTGAGAGGATTCGAACTAGGCGCAGAAGAATTTATACCCAAGCCATTTCACTTAAAGGAATTGCTGATTAGGGTAAAACACGTATTAGAATCTCATAAACATTCCATAAAACAGGCTAAATATTCTTACGAAGGTTACCTTCTGGATTTTTACGGATATTGTATTCTTACACCATCCAAAGAAGAAATCCATCTTTCCAAAAGAGACTGCGCTCTCTTAAACTTTTTGGTAGAAGAAAGAGGAAGAACAGTTAGTCGAGATGAGATCCTAGATCGCCTTTGGGGAGAGGAAAAATTCCCTACAAATAGAACTATAGATAATTCCATTGTTAGATTACGCCAAGCCTTCGGAGATAGAGGTGAAGATGCGATCCGTTCTGTAAGAGGAGTCGGCTACCAATGGATCGGAGACTTAAAAAATGTCTAATACTAGATTCCAAGCCGCACTTAAATTAGAACCTCAGGCTACTCCTCCTATCTGGATGATGCGCCAGGCGGGCCGTTATCATTGGCATTACCAAAATTTAAGAAAAAAACATTCTTTCGAAGAATTATGTAAGGTTCCCGAACTTGCTGCTGAAGTAGCTTTTGGTCCTGTAGATGACTTTGATTTTGATACTGCAATTTTATTTTCTGATATTCTTTTTCCTTTAGAAGCATTCGGAATGGGTTTACGTTTCGGAGATGAAGGTCCAAAACTAGGTTGGCATCTTTCTGTATTAGAAGATCTGAATAAGTTTTATCCTTTGGAGCAAGCTGTGGAATTTATGGGATTTCAAAAGGACGCAGTCATCCGCACGAGAAAAAGAATCTCTAAAGATAAATCCTTGATCGGATTTGTGGGAGGACCTTGGACCCTATTTTGTTATGCTACCCAAGGAAAACATGATGGAAATTTAATACTTCCTAAAGTTTCTGCAGAGTTGCGAGAAGGTTTTTACGAGAAAATCCTGGCATTATTGAAAGAAAATATACGCTTACAATTGGAAGGTGGTGCGGAGATTGTAATGATCTTTGATACCGCAGCTGGAGATGCTTCTCCTGTATTCTTCCAAGAAGCGATCTTACCTACCATCAAAGTTTTGGTAGAAGCATTTCCTGGCAAAATTGGTTATTATGCTAAAAATCTTGCCCCAGGTTCCTTGCAATCTCTTAGGGAAATTTCTGGTCTGATTGGATTCGGGATGGATCATAGAACAGACATAGTTGGCTTTTTAGGGAATGGCTCCCATTTTGTTCAGGGAAATTTTGATCAGGCGTTATTGTTCATGGAGCCCGGAGAATTTAAGAAATATTTAAATCGTTGGATCAGACCGTTTTTAGATCTGGCCCCAGAAAAAAGAGCAGGATGGGTTTGTGGCTTGGGGCATGGAGTTCTGCCAAAAACCCCTGAAGCGAATATTAGAACTTTCGTAAGTACTATACGTGAGGCATTCGTATGAGTTCCAGATCCGATCTAATTCGAAAATATGATGTTCCGGCGCCTAGATATACTAGTTATCCTACTGTGCCTTATTGGGAAGACAATCCTACTCGAGAAGAGTGGATAGATGCGCTTCGCAGAAGGTTGGTCCCTGACGATTCTTCTGTAGCATTATACCTTCATATTCCATTTTGTGAGACTCTTTGTTCTTTCTGTGGATGTAATACTTCTATCACTAAAAACCATTCTGTAGAAGATCCTTACGTAGAAACAGTTCTGCAAGAATTCAGAAAATACCAAGAAGAACTTCCGGAGCTTACTAAACGTGAGCTAAGAGAATTACATTTGGGTGGTGGATCCCCTACTTATCTTTCGGAATCTAATTTGGAAAGTTTATTAAAACCAATTTTAGATTCTTGGAATGTATCTGATTCTCCTGAATTTTCTTTAGAAGTAGATCCAAGAAGAACTAGGCTTTCTCAACTAGAAGTTTTAGCAAAATATGGATTTACAAGGATTAGTCTAGGAGTCCAAGACTTCGATCCAGAAGTGCAAAGATTGGTGAATCGTATTCAACCTTATGATTTGACCGCAGCAATCACTCACGGATCTCGCAAATTGGGATATCATTCTGTAAATTTTGATCTGATCTATGGACTTCCTAGACAAACCAAAGAAAGTATGAAAGAAACAATTCGGAAAACTTTGGAGCTTAGGCCGGATCGTATCGCATTCTATAGTTATGCTCATGTGCCTTGGATTAAGGCTGCGCAGAGATTATTTACTGAAGATGATCTTCCTAAAGGAGAAGAGAAAAGAGAACTCTATGAGATTGGAAGGGAACTTTTCTTAAGCGCAGGATATAAAGAAATTGGAATGGACCATTTTGCTTTAGAGTCTGATTCCTTATATGCCGCTTATCAAAACGGAAATCTTCACCGAAATTTTATGGGTTATACTACCAAGTCCACTGACCTACTTTTAGGTTTAGGTGTGTCTGCAATTTCGGATAGTTGGGATTGTTTTTATCAGAACGAAAAGATTCTGAAAAAATACCAAAGAAAAATTTCGGAAAATGGGCAGGCAATACTCAGGGGACATAAATTAAATTCTGAAGATTTGGTCCAAAGAGAACTCATTCTAAAACTTTCTACTTTGGGAAAAGTAGAAGTTCCGGATCCGATTTTTGAAGAGGTTCGCCTCTATTTGGCCAGCATGGAAGACGATAATTTAATAGAATGGAAAGGAAAAACCCTTGTTTTAACAGACCAGGGAAAACCTTTCTTAAGGAATGCATGTACGGGTTTGGACATGCGTTTGAGAAGAAAAAGTCCTGAAACCAAGGTGTTTTCTCAGTCTATTTGACTCTCTTTCTGAAATATTCGGGTCCAATAGCTGTTTCTTCCTTTAGAAAGGACTCATTTGGAAATTAATTTCTTTTCGTCCAATACTTTGGGGACTTTAGTGGCGTAACACTTTTTCAGTTTGAAATGTTATCTTTGCATTTAAAAAAAATTATTTCGATCCTATTGATCGTTTTTGCTCCTGTGGGAATTTTCCCTGTTACCCTTCTGTTGAGAGAAGGCGGAAAGGTAAAAGGAGATATCATTACTCAAAATCAACATTCTGTTCTTCTTCAAACTGAATCAGGAAAACGTAAAGTAGATAAAGACCTGATCCTTAAGATACTTTTCCAAGATATAAATGACGACGAAGAGGAAAAGATCCGCAAGGAAGAAGAGGATAAGCTCGCTTCTGACAAAAAAGAACAAGAAGATAAAGAAGCTGCCCAGAGAAAACTGGAAGAAGATAAACAAAAAGAAGAAGATCTGAAAAAACAAGCAGCAGCCGAAGAAGAAGCGCGCCGCTTAGAAGAACTTCGTAAACAAGAAGCTAAACGTCCTTTAAATGCGCTCTGGAGATCAGCAGCTGTACCTGGCTGGGGACAATATTATACTGATAGAAAGTTTCAATCACTTCTCTACCCTACCCTATTTGCTGCGGCCGCATTTGTTGCTTATGATAAATTCAGAGTGTACAGAACTTCCGTAAAAGAATACGGAGACTTGGGAAATCCCTATACAAGAGAAAGTTTGACACTTGCAGCGTTAGGCCAAGCCCAAGCTGCGGCTACGCCGTCTTTATCTCCAATTGATGCTTATTTAGCGAACCAATCTAGCCAGGTTCAGCTAAAAAGAGAAGAAGCAGATAAAAATTTCAGAGAATACCAAGGCGCCTTATATGTGTTAGGCGGGATTTATATTCTGAACCTGATCGATTCTTATATTTTTGCAAATTCTGTCAAATCGGTAGTCCAGTTTTCAGATGGTCAAAGCAAGGGGATGGTAATCTCAGCTATGCCTTCTAGTGTTGGAGCGGGAAGTGGATTTTCCAGTAGCGGAAACTTCTCTGGAATGGAAACCAAATATACAATGGGTTACAGATTCGATTTCTGATCTTGATAAAAACTTTTCTCCCTTTTGAAAGAAAATCTAGGATTTTATTGCCAATAGTTTCCATCCCATTACTTTGTATCCGTGGCGAAATGGGTTCCGGATCATATAGTAATCGGCGCAGGTTTTACTGGCCTTCTGCATGCATTCCTTTCTTTAGAGAAGGGTGAGTCCGTATTAGTACTGGAAAAAAAAGAAAGTACTGGGGGATTGATCCGATCTGTGCGAACGGAATACGGTATTGTAGAGACCGCGGCTAACGGAATTATAAATTGTTGGGAGTTGGAAAGTCTCTCTTCACGTTTAGGATTGGATATCCTATTCTCAAATCCTTCATCTAAAAAACGTTATATATTTTCTGATGGAAAGATGAAAAGAATGCCTCTTTCCGTTTTCGAAATAATTTCTCTCGCTTTCTCCGCATTGACTGTGCCCGCGCAACCTCTCCCAGGTGAATCCATTTATCAATGGGGTAAAAGGGTATTGGGCGAAAAAACCATGAGCAAAGTATTGGAACCTGCATTAGGCGGGATCTATGCGGGCGATTTGGACGCAATGTCCGCTGAGCTTGTCCTCGGAAAATTTTTGCCGGAGCAAGCGCCTCTTTGGAAAAACATTCTTCATCTTCGAAATTCCAGAAAAGATAAACCGAAACTTCTTCCAGGAAGAAGAGGAACCGTAAGTTTTAGAGGCGGCCTAGGAACTTTACTTGGTGCCCTTGAGGCAAGAGTGTCTTCTCAGGGAAAGATCAAGTATAATCAAGATATTACCAGTTTAAAAGAACTGAGAGCGAGTTATCCAAAATCCAAGATCACTATTGCGACTAGTCTTGGAACTGCATTAAAACTTCTGAAATCGGAATTTAAGGAATTCAAGTCCTACCAAGGTATGTTGGACACTTTGCCCATCGTAAGTGTGACTCGTTTCGGAAAAGATTCCATCTTGAATGGCAAAAAAGGATTCGGAGTATTATTCCCGAAAGATCATAAAAGTTTTTCTTCCGAATTAGGAATTAGATCCAGAGGGATTTTATTTAACGATTTTATATTTTCCGGTAGGACCTCCGACGGAATCCATTCAGAAACATTTATTATGGGTGGTGCAGGAGACAGGGAAATTTCCTCCAAAACGGAAGAAGAGATCATCTCAGTAGTGGAAGAAGATCGTAAAAAATTATTCTCCGAAAGTGGAATTCCTTTAAATCACTATGTGACTGTTTGGAAAGATGCACTCCCTGTATACGGGCCGCAACTTCACGCATTCAATCGTGATTTGGATAGAATTCTGCCTCCGGAAGTCAAGGTAGAAGGTAATTTTAGAAGCGGGATCGGTTTAAAATCCATTTTAGAACGGGCCTTCTCGCTTTATAACCCGGATCTTTCCGTCTGATCAGCGGACAAATTTATTTATTAAAATTCCTTTAAGTTCTTCCAGATCTTTTTTGATCCAGTTGGAATCCTCTTCGAATTTTTCGGGAGTCATTCCTTCCGTTTGGAATAATGTAAAAATTAGTTCACTCCCCTCCCCGTTCTGAATGATCCTGAGTGGATTATAAGAAATATTTTCAGGACTGAAGATCACATAATGATCCAAGATCCCATATGGGTTTTTATCAGTGAATTTTGCGGTAAGTTTGCCCATAGGAGAGTCAATGGACCATTCTCCGTTTTCTAAGGGAGAAATTGATTTACACAAACCGGAAGCCCATTCTGGAAAATTTTTAGGCTCTGAAAGATATTCGTAAGCTGTATTTTGAGAAACGGGAATTGTAACGCTAATATGTTTTGTATTTTTTGTCTTAAGCATTTCTTTACTTTGGGAATTGGTCTATTTTTTTCTGGATACTGATCTTATCATGAGAAGTTTTTGCAAGTGAATATGCTTTGCGAAAATTTTCTTCTGACTTTGAATTATCTATATCTAAATACAATTCTCCCAAAAGAGCAAAGTAAAAATGATTTTCTTTTAGGTTTAGTTTTTCCGCTTCTATGATTGCTTCTTCTTTTTCATTTGCTTTAGAAAGTGCATATGTTCTATTCAAAGCAGCAATAGGAGAATATTGTAATTGAAGTAGACGATTGTATAACTGCAAAATATTTTCCCATTTTTCTTTCGTATCTTCCTTTTGGGTATGCCAGTATGCAATTCCTGCTTCCAAATGATATTTTGTGAGTTTTGTTCCGCCGGTTGCTTTGGTTAGAAAAATTTCTCCCTTTTTGATCAGATCATAATTCCAAAGAGCCGTGTCCTGGTCTTGGTATAAGATCTGTTCTCCATTTTGATCCTGCCTTGCTTCGAATCTGGAAGTATGAAAACACATTAATGATAGAAGTGCATATACTTTAGGTTTATCAGTGATCTGATTTTCTACAAGCATGCTACAGAGACGGATTGCTTCTAAACAAAGATCTTTACGTAAAGTTTTGTTTTGGCTGATGGAATGATATCCTTCGTTAAACAATAGATATATTGTAGAAAGTACAGAATCCAATCGATCTTCTATCTCTTCCGGTGCTGGAAGTTGGATTGTGATCTTTTCTTCTCTTAATTTTTCTTTAGCTCTAAACAATCTTTTATTTATCGTTTCTTTATTGGTTAAGAAGGCATCGGCTATCTCTTCTATTCCGAATCCACATAAAATCCTGAGAGAAAGTCCAACTTGTGCTTCTGAAGAAATAGAAGGGTGGCATACTACGAACATCATTCTGAGTTGGCTATCGTATATATTTTCAGGGGAAAGATCTATTTCAGATTCTAAAGACTCTGATTGAGATTTTGTGAGCTCAGGAAGGATTTTGTTCTTAAAAACTGAGTTTCTTTGAAGATAATTTTTGGCCTTATTCTTTGCTACGGCATAAAGCCAGGCAGTGGGATTTTCGGGATTTCCCTTGATTCCCCAGGCTTCAGTTGCAGTTAAGAATGTCTCACTTGCGATTTCTTCTGCAATTTCCAGCCTTTCGAAACCTATATGTTTGGAAAGAACGGAAACAATTTTAGTGTATTCATTCCTGAATAAATGGGGTAATATTTCCGAGCTTTGCATAAAACTTACGCGAGATATGTGTGTCGGTTAACGTGTTTTATCTACGCCTACAACTTTTCTCACTTCTACACTGTTTCCTGGTCCATTTAGGATGGGACATTCTTTTGCGATATTGGTAGCTTCTTCAAAATTTTCGGCCTTGATCGTAATAAAACCAGCTATAGATTCTTTTGTTTCTGCAAAAGGACCGTCAGTAATGATCTGTCCGGATTTTATAACTTTACCTTCAGTAGATAGTCCTGTTCCACCTACGAATTTATTTTGAGCGGCAATCCCTCCTACCCAGTCCTGATACATTTTCATGTACACTTGCATTTGTTCAGGAGAAGGTTGTGCATCCTTTGTGATCAGATCCAGTCGCATTAAGATTAAATATTCGTCCATATTTTGTTCCTTATAGAAGATGATTTTATCTCTAGATCAATTGAGTTTTTAGAAATTGGACAGGGACTTTGATAAAATTTGGACGCATTATAAATTACAATTGCAGGCAACCTTTTCCTTCTTCGGATCCCATCCGCCTGAAACTTTACATATACAATGTGAAAGCCCACCTTTCTGCGCAGAATGCTTAGCTTCGAATACAAATTTTGCCAATGCTTCTAAGAAAGCAGGGTATGTTCCTGGTGCGGGAATTCTATGATATTCCGAGATCCCATTTTGGAGGGCATGATCTCTTATTTGCACTCCAATCTCTTCTAATGTTTCTAAATGATCGCTGATAAAACTGATCGGATAAACTGCGATCCTTTTGGTTCCATTTTGTCCCAACTCTTGGATCTTATATAGAGTATTAGGAGTGGTCCATTTGCTTGGCCCCACCCTACTCTGGTAGGATAAATGAATTTGTCCTTTATAACCTTTTTCTCTCAAAAGAATAGTAAGGGCTTTTACATTCTCTTCGATGTCTTTCGTATACACGTCGCCTTTTTTAATTAGGCGAAGAGGTATCCCGTGTGCGCTGAATACTATATCAAGGTTTTGCCAGTCTGAGATCGGCTCTTGCTTTATATGTAAAAAATCTTTTTCGGAAAGTTTACCTTGGAAAAAATCCAGGATCAAATCTCTAATAGACTCTAAATATTCTTTTCTATCGGAGAAAGGTCTTACCCAAAGAGGACTGGAAGCAGGGCAGTATCCCAATTTTTTTTCCATGAGCATTGCTGTGGATAAAACTGTTGATCTGGAAAAATGAGGGAATAGGGGAAGAATTACAACTCCCTCATTTGGATCTGTCCATTCCGTAGGGAGTTCTCTTATGTCCGGATATCCGCAGCACATTGTGGCCTTGACTTCCCATTTCTCTCCGGACTCTTCTAAAAGTTTTTTCAAACCTTCTGCTTGTTTTTCAGTTTCGGAGACTAAGGGGGAGCCTCCTCCGAATCCCATGGAAGCATAAGTCTCTTCTACTTTTTTCGCTCTGGTCTCTGCGATTTTTCTAGCGAGTCTGATCCTTAGAAATTCAGGAAGAGGGAGATCGAATACCAAAGGATCTTCGAATAGATCTTTTAGAAATTTTGGAATTTCTTCGGCGTTTCTAGGTCCGCCCAAGTTGATTAGTAAAAGTTTATTTTTCATAAAAAATGGCTCACTTGAAATTCGATGGAATATTGTTTTGTACTCAGATAATTTCTGTATCTTCCTGAATAATTTGAAATAATGTCCTCTCTACTCAGACCACCTTGGGTTTGGAAACTTCCTTCTCCGTATAATCTATGCTCAGTTAATTTTACGAAAAATAACCAAGAGGGTAGTATATAACCTGCTCCTAAATTTGTCTCTATTCCGAACCCGGAAGAATCTCCGATAAAATTCAAATTTCTTTGGTAATGATAATCCCTGAAATGTGAATACCAAATATTTCCGGAAAGACTTGCTTCGTACATCCAAGTTCCATTGGAATATCTATAGCCGAATCCGAATGGAACCTCCCAAGTGGAGATTGAATAACTAAGTCCAATTCCGATCGGACCATAAGTCACTGGTGAGGTCGCGATCCATTGCATCACATCGTATAGATAATATTTATAATAAGTATAATAAGCTCCGCCGGTAAGATAAAGACCAGATCCTGGTTTTCTTGGATCTGGATTTGCTCCGCCAAAATATTTTCTGGCAAGAAATCCTATCCGATCGTCTTTCATTTTCAGTTTTCCTCTTCCATCCGCAAAGTTTTGAGTCCCTGTAAATGTATAAGGAGTATCGTAAAAACTTGCGTTTGCGAAATCGATCTTTGTCCCCTTTTCTCTGCTTACGCTACCAAGAAGAAAGTCCTCGTCCCTCCCCTCTCCGGTTCTTTGGTTCTTAAAAGTTGTCCTGTATTCCAGGTTGATCTCCCAAGTTTCCCACCAATGTTTGAAACCGATCCCACCATATTCGAACTCTCTGTTGTAAGTGATCCTTGATCCCGCTTTTAGCCCGGATAGATTAGGGAACTTTGTGCCCGATTCAAAAATATGTTGGCCTCCATTTTCCCCCACAAGTCCTGTGATGGAACTTCTGGTCATTAGCTCGGATAGAAGGGCCTGAATTTTGGTTTGGGGCGCCGCGGTTCCTGGAAGTTTTGTTTCGGATCTTATCTCTTTGGGAGATTCAGGCTCTTGTGCAAGCAATGGACCTGTGGCAAATAGGCAGAATAGTGTGGTTATAATTCGAATCTGAATTTTCATTTCATCCTAGAATTAGGGGTGAAATGATTTCATCCCCAGTGGAATTCCTTTTCCGAGAAGAGACCTTAGCATTCTCCCCTCCCCTATCGTTTCAATTCGGTTTTTTCGCTCTTAAATCAATATGAGACATAGGTTTTCTTGACAAATCCGGTCTTCAAGTGGATCTATTATCAGGGTCGAGATCTAAAGTGAAAGCCAGAGTTTTAAGTGTAGAAGAAGTCCTCTCCGAATACGTTTTAAGTTCGGAAGATGAGTTTCTGGAGAAGGCGGAAAAATGGTCCTTGCCCAAAGACAATAAGGGCAAGTACAAGACGGATGTTTTGGATAAGTACTTTTCCAAAAAAACAAAACATTCTTATGAATCTGTGATCATCGCGGTTTCTAACCAAAAAGGTGGAGAAGGTAAAACCACAGTTTCCATCTGTCTCGCGGAAGCATTGGCAAAGGCAGGCAAAAAAGTCCTACTTTTGGATTGGGATGCTCAGGCAAATATTACTCAGTTATATGTTGGCCAGGCGGATAAATCGGTCTTTCATAGTTTAGGTTATAAAGAAGAATCTAAAGTAGATATTTCTGAAATTATTGTAACTCTTGCTCCTGGTTTGGACCTGGTTCCTTCTTCAATTCACTTGGCTAATTTTACGACTCCTTATGAGAGAGACGATTTTGATCTTTTGAAAGAAGCACTTCTGCCTGTCCGTTCTTCTTATGAATATATTATTATAGATTGTCCTCCTTCTTTGGGTTTGATTTTGGAAAATGCTTTGATCGCGGCTGATCTTGTTTTAGTTCCGATCCAGACTCGCGCTTTTAGTGTGCAGGGTTTGAAAGACCTTCATGGTACAATAGAGAAGATCCGTAAAAAAGCAAATCCAGGTCTTGGGCTTTTGGGAGCAGTCTTAAATCAGTATGAGGATTCGAGGGCGCTTTCTGGGCTTGCCGAAACTGTCCGGAAATATTTCCCAGTGTTTGATTCTGTAGTGTACAGAAGAGAGGCGATCCCTCAGTCTCAAGCAAAACGTAAACTTTTATCCGAATATGATCCTAAAGCAATGCAAATGTTTTCTACCTTGGCGGAAGAAGTGATGAGGAGAGCAAATGGCAAAAAGATCTGATTTTGCAGGGCTGGATCTATTAACAGCTTTCGGTGGGGACGAATCCCTAAAAAAAGAGATTCTTCTTTCTGATATTATAACGAATCCGGAACAACCTAGAGTTTTTGGAAAAGAAGATGTGAGCGATCTTGTCGAATCTATGAAACGTCTTGGTTTGATAGAACCGATTGTTGTTCGTAGATTAGGTAAGAAGTTCCAGATCGTAGCTGGAGAGAGAAGATTTCAAGCTGCGAAACTAATAGGTTGGAAATCTATTCCTGTAGTAGAAACCGAAGCTCCCGAAGATAGATGTTATGAGATTGCCCTGGCTGAGAACGAAAAACGTAAAAGTTTAAATCCCTGGGAAGTAGGAAGGGCGATCCAATTCCTCCGAAAAGAAAGAAAAAAAACCGCAGAAGAAGTCGGTAAAATTTTGGGTTATACAGAAAGATATGTAAAACAGTTGAGCTCGATAGCAAGACTGGACCAAAAATCTGTTTCAGAATTACTCAAAAGTGGAAGTGACCTTTCCGTCAAAAACCTGGAAACCCTTCTAAAAAAGAAAGAAGGACGGGGGGGTGAAACGATTTCACCCCGCAGACCTGGTGAAAGGGTCACGCTGGATCTTAAACTCCTGACTATCAAAAATAGAGAATCTTTCCTAAAAGAACTTTCTAACCTAAAGAAAAAGTACGGATTGAGCTAAGACAATATTTTTCTCGTTGGAGAAAAGTAGAGGCTCTCGAATCTGTTCTCATACGATAGTTCGAGCGGATTATTTTATCATCGTTCGGATCTTTATTAAAGGAACAGAATGAAAATAGGAATCATAGTTGGCTCCCAACAAAAACAATCTCAATCCTCTAAAGTAGGCGAATTTTTAAATTCTAAATTAAAAGAAATGTCCGTAGAAACTTGGACATTGGACCTGGGAAAAAATCCTCTTCCTCTTTATGATTCTACTCAGACAAGCGACGATAAGGTCTGGACAGGTCTTTGGAAACCTATTGATGAAAATTTAAAAAGTTCTGAAGGTTTTGTTATTATCACTCCTGAGTATGGTGGGATGGCGAGTCCTGCTATTAAAAATTTCTTCCTTCATGCGGGTCTTGTTCAATTAGGCCATAAGCCTGGACTTCTTGTTTCTGTTTCTTCTGGTAGAGGCGGAGCTTTCCCGATCAATGAGATGAGAGCAAGCAGTTATAAAAATACTAAGATCTGTTATATCCCTGAACAATTGATCTTTAGGGACGTGGAACATTTGATCAATGGAGGGGAACCTGTCTCTCCGGAAGATAGTTTTATCAGAGAGAGAAGTGGATTCGCGCTTAAGATCCTGGTTGCTTATGCGGATGCTCTTTCCGAGATCCGTGAGTCTGGCGTGGTCCAGGATCCTAGGTTTAAAAACGGAATGTCCTGATGTGACATAATCAGCGACCGGCTTACGTATAGGTTTTGGTTACAAAACTGCGTAGGGGAGGGGGAGTTCCTTCACTGTAGAATTGGCTCAAAGATTGTCTTTTCTGACCCGATGATATATTCTGAGAGCTGTTGGATTCGGATCCGACAGTTAGG
It encodes the following:
- a CDS encoding sensor histidine kinase; translation: MKVFDSKKIVLPVIWVVTTVSLGVWWLFLGLRQNRMATELASRLGSQIDIDFLEKLERQSSMIKMEGTFFLFLLVSGGATLIWLTFREEKRNKLIHDFFSTVTHEMKTPLASLRLQAESLLEEGVDAGKNRLLHRLLKDSDRIESQMNKALYLASLMRSEGLYLEELDLRHWGESLREEWSELDIQTEWKETKVLADRRALESIFRNLLENSVQHGGATKVKILSESVSGDKIKFRFEDNGKGFSGDFKLLGRLFLRHTSTSGTGVGLYIAEKLAKRMDGNFSVRNSESGGFLAELVLPSYSSQRRNGI
- a CDS encoding LA_0442/LA_0875 N-terminal domain-containing protein; this encodes MLSLHLKKIISILLIVFAPVGIFPVTLLLREGGKVKGDIITQNQHSVLLQTESGKRKVDKDLILKILFQDINDDEEEKIRKEEEDKLASDKKEQEDKEAAQRKLEEDKQKEEDLKKQAAAEEEARRLEELRKQEAKRPLNALWRSAAVPGWGQYYTDRKFQSLLYPTLFAAAAFVAYDKFRVYRTSVKEYGDLGNPYTRESLTLAALGQAQAAATPSLSPIDAYLANQSSQVQLKREEADKNFREYQGALYVLGGIYILNLIDSYIFANSVKSVVQFSDGQSKGMVISAMPSSVGAGSGFSSSGNFSGMETKYTMGYRFDF
- the hemN gene encoding oxygen-independent coproporphyrinogen III oxidase, which codes for MSSRSDLIRKYDVPAPRYTSYPTVPYWEDNPTREEWIDALRRRLVPDDSSVALYLHIPFCETLCSFCGCNTSITKNHSVEDPYVETVLQEFRKYQEELPELTKRELRELHLGGGSPTYLSESNLESLLKPILDSWNVSDSPEFSLEVDPRRTRLSQLEVLAKYGFTRISLGVQDFDPEVQRLVNRIQPYDLTAAITHGSRKLGYHSVNFDLIYGLPRQTKESMKETIRKTLELRPDRIAFYSYAHVPWIKAAQRLFTEDDLPKGEEKRELYEIGRELFLSAGYKEIGMDHFALESDSLYAAYQNGNLHRNFMGYTTKSTDLLLGLGVSAISDSWDCFYQNEKILKKYQRKISENGQAILRGHKLNSEDLVQRELILKLSTLGKVEVPDPIFEEVRLYLASMEDDNLIEWKGKTLVLTDQGKPFLRNACTGLDMRLRRKSPETKVFSQSI
- a CDS encoding response regulator transcription factor, which codes for MKAKLLLVEDDRSLGETLKERLEKEGYEMVWTVSAQSAKVLAAESKPDLILLDVRLPDGDGFELAEELKSRKDCPPFLFLTAHSGAPERLRGFELGAEEFIPKPFHLKELLIRVKHVLESHKHSIKQAKYSYEGYLLDFYGYCILTPSKEEIHLSKRDCALLNFLVEERGRTVSRDEILDRLWGEEKFPTNRTIDNSIVRLRQAFGDRGEDAIRSVRGVGYQWIGDLKNV
- a CDS encoding uroporphyrinogen decarboxylase family protein; protein product: MSNTRFQAALKLEPQATPPIWMMRQAGRYHWHYQNLRKKHSFEELCKVPELAAEVAFGPVDDFDFDTAILFSDILFPLEAFGMGLRFGDEGPKLGWHLSVLEDLNKFYPLEQAVEFMGFQKDAVIRTRKRISKDKSLIGFVGGPWTLFCYATQGKHDGNLILPKVSAELREGFYEKILALLKENIRLQLEGGAEIVMIFDTAAGDASPVFFQEAILPTIKVLVEAFPGKIGYYAKNLAPGSLQSLREISGLIGFGMDHRTDIVGFLGNGSHFVQGNFDQALLFMEPGEFKKYLNRWIRPFLDLAPEKRAGWVCGLGHGVLPKTPEANIRTFVSTIREAFV